The genomic segment ATCTCTCAAAACCCTGTTACATTTATCTGCCATTACAACGCTAGCAGCATCAAGGAAGATAAGATGAAAGTGAGCATATTGATCAGCATTATTGCTTTATGGATATTCCAACATTCGGCTCAAGCATGCTCTCCTGCATTTATTGAATATCGTTATAAAGCTAAAAATGGAATGTTAATTTATGAAAAGACCAATATTAATCAAACACCATCCGAAGTTAACAGGCTAAAAAATGTTAACTTAAAAGCGTTTCATCGCGTTCATTCCTTATCTAAAAATAATAAAAATTGGATTGATGGCGTACGATTCTTTGGCGATCCCAATTACTTTACGGATAATGTTCGTGTGTTTTTTGACGGAGAAATACTGACTAACTCACCAGAAGAACCGGCTGTTGATGCCAAAAGTTTTACTCAGCCTTTTGATAATCTGGCTTTTGCGGTTGATAAGTACAGTATCTATTATCAGGGAAAACGTAGTGATAATAATACCGGCATTAGTCACGTTGACTTAGCAACGTTAAAACTAATTGATAGCTATATCATGATGGATAAAAATAACCTTTATCATGCAGGTCAATATATTGGTGTATCGGAAGGTTTTCAGGTATTAAAAAGTAAAGCTTATGGCGATGGAGCCTCTTGTTATCATGGTGATAACATTATTTCACGTAATATGAATACGGTATTTGTTGATGGTATTCCCATCTCTGCTGATGCGGATACGTTTAAAATTGAACGCTGGATGCCAAATATTCTGCTGGATTACTCTGATAAGAATGGTTTACACAGTTATTACTATAATAATACGGAACAGGAAGTTAAAAATCTGTTAGCTCAAGATATTGAATATCTGACACAGGGTTTTTACCTATCAAGAAGTAAAGTGTATTACACACAATCTCAAAATAGAAAAACGCGAGAATGGCAACTAACTGAAATTCCGGACGTCAACCCAGAGTTTTTTAAAGTGATCAACCAACGCGTAGCAACTGATGAAAATCATCTATATATACTGAAAGGAGAATTTGATTCTCAAAGCCCGTTGTCACTACAGACGATGATATTAAACTCCCCGATAAAACAAACTTCAATGCCCTATCATATTGAACCCTCAAATATTTACTTTATTAATCAAGGCGGTGTTCAGAAGTTTAAATTGGACGGTGGGTTTATTTCATTAAGTGACTATTTTGGCCATGATGATCGCTATATCTATATTTTTGGCCCTTCATATACTCATACCCCAGCCCGACAAATTAAAACCAATGATATTCATAAGATACAATTGACCGATCCTGACTATGCATATAGTAACTTACTGACCGCCGAGGGAATTTACCTTTATGACGGAGGCTTTCAGGCAACTCCAAAATAACTGCTATATAACTCACCAATATTGAACATAAGTAATATATGACTCACTTAATTCTATAGTATTAAAAATACCTTTATTGGAGTTAAACGTCATAAAATTGACTATCGGAGTTGCCAGTGAGTTTCTATTCATTTGAAGGATTAATACCTGTTGTTCATCCCACTGCCTATGTACACCCTAGTGCAGTACTTATTGGCGATGTGATTGTTGGTGAAGGCGTTTATATTGGTCCTCATGCTTCCTTGCGTGGAGACTATGGACGACTGATTCTGGAAAAAGGGTCTAATCTTTAGGATAGTTGCACTATGCACGGCTATTGCGACAGGGATACCATCGTTCATTCATCCGGTCATATTGGACATGGTGCCATATTGCATGGCTGTATCATTGGTCGAGATGCTCTGGTGGGAATGAATAGCGTGATTATGGATGGAGCAATCATCGGTGAAGAAAGTATTGTTGGTGCGATGAGCTTTGTTAAAGCAGGATTCATTGGTACACGCCGGCAATTATTAATGGGAATTCCGGCAAAATACGTGCGTGACGTTTCAGATGATGAACTCTACTGGAAACGCCTGAACACTTTAGAATATCAGGACCTTGTTTCCCGCTCGCAGTTATCACTGCGTGAAGTAACTCCTCTGGAACAGATGGAGCCTAATCGACCCCGGCTGAAAGGGACTACGGAGGTTAAGCCTAAAGGGGAGATGGGGTAAATTATCTGAATTTTGTTATCTTTAACTATGATAGTTTTAAATTCATATAGTTAATCTGGTTTAAAATTCTAAGAATAACGCGAAAAGCTAATCTTCATACCAGACGTCTTCATAACCATTAATATCCGTAATAAATTTAAATCCCGGAGCCAACGCAAGATATTTTAGTGCATAGTCAGGAAGAATTTCATAAACATGAGAAAAGTGAACCGGTTGAAAAAAGTTCTCATCATCAGAATGGTCACCTCCCCAAAGATACCACCCACATGTACCATTCTCACGGCGGTGCCTTACTCCATATATTGGTTGATTTTTTATTGACCCAATTGCAATACCAATAATTTCGTTTTCAGTACAAAAGAAACATGGTGAGTTGTATTTTTCGCAAAGTTGTTTTTGCGTCTGTTTTAGTTCTTTCTCTCTACAATTCATGACACACTTCCAAATTCTTTATAATCAACGTTTAACGGTTCTCTAAACGCCGTTTCTTTTGACTGGCTGTGGTGCCGTAACTGATGATGTTGCTCTGATAGCTGACCTGACGGGTTAAGGCTCTGGGTTAAATAGCCCGCCTCATCATAATGGTAAGTGCGCGCTCCAGGCAATTTCACCCTCAACATCATATAACCGCAACGGCATACCGTTTGGATCGTTCTGATAAAAATAGTAACCGGTCTCTTCCGGTGGAGCCAGACTGCCGAGATCCTATTGTTTACACTGTAACAATAACATTTTGATAGTATTAAGTTTATTAGAAATTTTAGATTTTAATATCAGACTATTGATTATCAACATCAATGAACGAGAAATATTATATTAATTTATTTGACCAATTTTAATACATAAATCGCCTGTCTCCGTCATTCAATTAATTAACTAAAAGACAGGCTTGGCTATATAAAAATCATGCTGTTTGAATAAAAAAGAATCCTATATCATTATTATCTTCAATTTTTTTCTTCAAAAACATATATCCTATTGAATCTGAAAGCCCCAAAATACCATTATTTTCAGAAGATAAATCAGATGAATATAACTGGCCAATAAATATATACTCTTTCATTAGCTTTTCATACCCAACTAACCCATTAGGAATATCATTAGATATAAAGGAAAAAGCAGGGAAATCGATATCTTCTAAATTCCTTTGAGATAAAGTAAGTTTTTTTTCGCTTACCCTCACCCCACCTTCCTTATAACTATCTTTATTACCAATAGTTATCCTTGTATAACCTTTACATATATAATTAAACTCTACATCATCACCAGTAAAAACTATATCATCTATAAAATATCGACTTTCATTGTATGTGGAAAAAATAGATACAGTATAATTTGGTGGTAGACCTAAAGAACTAATAAGTTTATTTAGCATATTTGTTTCAATTGAGAATAATAAAGTAAGTTCTTCTCCTAAAGGATTTTTGGGCCATGCCCCCTCTATACAAGTCCCTCCCCCAAACTTGATACTACCTGTTTCATTATCCACATTAGTGGGTTTTAACTGATATACTTCTTTCATACTTGTTCTTCTCCTTTCTCGCATCCCTTCAATTTATTATAGAAACTCTTAGCCGCTGTTCGAAGTTGAGAAATCTTAGATTCGGGAACTCCAGCTCGTCTCATCGCTTCTGTTGTTATATCTAATTCATCATCAATTGTTGATGAAAAATCATTGCGCCCTAGTCCTCTTTCTTCTCTAACTTTTCCTTCATGATAATGAACGCCACCAACACCTCTTGAATCTTTTTCTGGTCCACGAGTGTGGTGATCAAGATCTAATGCTATAGCAGGATTTCCAGATAAACGGGTATCATTTGCTAACCCCTCTTGCCTCAAATATTCATGTCTTATTAATTCATGTGATTGAAGGCCATCACCGACATGTTCTCCGCCATTCTGACTTCCATAAGTACCTACATCGAAAAGTGAAGCTAATCCTAAAGGATCTGCCCAACTGAATGTATTCAGCGCAAACTGATAAGGATTACTCCCCCCAGCCAACCCAATCGGATCCTGACTAACAAAAATGCCCGTACGAGGATCATAATAACGATGTCGGTTATAGTGCAACCCACTCTCTTCATCAAAATACTGTCCTAAAAATCGTAGCGGTTGTTTTACTTTTATTGCATCCAGTTGGTCTACCCGGCCAAACGCAGTGTAGTGCGCACTCCAGGCAATTTCACCCTCAGCATCGTATAACCGCAACGGCATCCCATTCGGATCGTTCTGATAAAAATAGTAACCGGTCTCTTCCGGTGGAGCCAGACTGCCGATGCCCTGCTGTTTACACTGTAGCACCAGCGGTTCAAAGGTATTCAGATAATAGACAAAGAAACGGCTATCCAGTTTGACATTCGCCCCTGTCGCCATTGGCGAGAAGCTGACTTCTGCCGCCAGCGCATCGCCATCCCAGATAAAATAGGTAATCTTCTCAACCCGATCGCTCATATTGATGCAGGTTTTACGAATACGTCGCCTTAACGCATCATAATGATACTGATAGCGTTCACCCCGCTCTCCGGTACGATAAAAACGGAGAGACTACACTAGGATTTAGGAATTCATATACGACCTGTCTTTGTGGTTTACAATATTACTCAAAAAAAGATTGTTATTCGAAATTATTAACGATACCTATAAACCAATTACTATTCATCTGTAGAAATACAATTTCTACATTACCAATTCTGTTAAAATTAAAACCTAAAAATCTAATCGGCCGATTTACTCCTTTATAAAATAAATTGGCATTTTTCTTCTTCGGTTTCCTTCAGGAACACCCAATGAATTACTTATAATAAAATCACCGAACTCTGAAGGATAAAAATCTCCTTTAGCCAAAAAATCCGTGATTTTATATATCGCATATTCTAATGTTTCTTCTGAAAACCAAAATGTAATCCTGTTATTTTTATAAAAAACATAATCCTCATCTGAAAATAAATTTATTTCCATCGTGCAAATTTGGTTTTTTATATTTTCTCTTATATTTTCAATAACAGGTACCCCAATAGTAGCCGTCTCCAGTTTTCTAAGTAAATAAAGTGAATTATCACTATTAAATAAAAAGTTAATACCATTATAATTTTTATAAAAACATATCATTTTCAAGTTCCTATTGATAAAGGTACATGAACATTCTTGGTTACTTTACAATTACCTGTTTCATTTCCTGATGAATCAACTTTTGGTTCTAATAACTCAAAATGTACGTGGGATTGCCCAGCTACTTTTGGCATCCCCATTCCGTGCCCACTACCATCAAAAGAATAGTCACTAGGAACAACACGAAACTGTCTTAATCCATCCTGACTTCTCCACGTCCCTTTATCAACTTTTACGTTATCTCTTCCTAAGAATTTATCTTTTTCAGTTTTTATCGATGAAGCATCAATGGTACGTCGCCATTCAGATAAATGTTCAGTTGAACCATTTGGTTTTGCATTACCACCTAATAGCCCTGTATTTCTTGGCCCTGATGTATAATCCAATCCTAATGGGTCATTCCATCCCAATATATTTACAGCAAACTGATAAGGATTAATCCCACCAACCAACCCAATCGGATCCTGACAAACAAAAATTCCCGTACGCGGATCATAATAACGATGTCGGTTGTAGTGTAAACCACTCTCTTCATCAAAATACTGCCCCTGAAGTCGTAGCGGTTGTTGAACCTTTATTTCATCCAGTCGATCGATCCGGCCAAACGCGGTGTAGTGCGCGCTCCAGGCAATTTCACCCTCAGCATCGTATAACCGCAACGGCATACCGTTTGGATCGTTCTGATAAAAATAGTAACCGGTCTCTTCCGGTGGAGCCAGACTGCCGATGCCCTGCTGTTTGCACTGTAGCACCAGTGGTTCAAAGGTATTCAGGTAATAGACAAAGAAACGGCTATCCAGTTTGGCATTCACCCCTGTCGCCATCGGTGAGAAACTGACTTCTGCCGCCAGCGCATCGCCATCCCAGATAAAATAGGTAATCTTCTCAACCCGATCGCTCATATTGATGCAGGTTTTACGAATACGTCGCCTTAACGCATCATAATGATACTGATAGCGTTCACCCCGCTCTCCGGTACGATAGAATCCGCTCAGGCACTCATTTTCATCCCACTCCAGACGATCGCTTCGTTCGCCATCCTCACGCACAATCAGCTGGCCTGCCTGATTCAGGCGATATTGCATACCGTCGTTAAAGGTCAATTCACGCTGGCCTTCCGGATTCTCTTTTTCGACAAACCGATCGCCGTTCGCGTTATACACATAATCGTGGATCTCACCCATTGGATTGCTGTGTCGGGTAATTTGCCCTAATACGTCATAGAAGTAGCGGTCGGTTCCTCCTCGACTATCGCTGCGCATCACCAGATTGCCCGACACGTCATAGTGGTAATCAATGGAGTCACTGTGGACGCTGTCGCTACGGTGCAGGCTCTGGCGTTTTAGTTGCCCGGCTTTGGTGTATTCAAAGGTCGAGGTAACGGCTTCGCTCTGTTTCTGGCTGGTAAGTCGGCCAATTTCATCAAAACCAAACTCAATTGGCGCATGATCATCCACCTGCTGGCGGATAAGTTGCCCCAGCTCGTTATATTCAAAGCGTAGCGCTTGCTTAAACGCCGTTTCTTTTGACTGGCTGTGATGCCGTAACTGATGATGTTGCTCTGATAGCTGACCTGACAGGTTATACACATACTCAAGGCGCGCCGTCACATCCTGTTGTTGCTGATTCTCCAGAATTAACATGCCAATTTGATTATATTGACGCGTCACTTCGCAATGCTGGTTCTTCGCCAGAGTCAATTGACCCCGTTTGTTATAAGCGTAGGTTTCCGTCTTTTCCGGCTGCCCATGCGGAGCTTTACTGACAATCCGCCCCATTCGATCACAGGTAACCGCCAGTAACTGGCCTAACGGATTAAGGCTTTGGGTTAAATAGCCCGCCTCATCATAATGGTAAGTACGCGCTTTCCCCCAATAGTCCCGTTCTTCAATCAGGCGACCAACCGCATCACGGTTTAACTGCCAGCGTTCGCCACGCTGATTGGTGACGCCAATTAGCTGTTCTTCGGTATTGTAGTGATATTGCAGTGTATTACCGTCCGGCAACGTCTGCTGCGACAGTCGCCCCTGACCAAAATAGGCAAACTTAGTCACTTTCTTACCGCGATCGCGGTACTCAATCAGGTTATCTTCATCATCGTAGCGGCAGCTAATAAATTCGCCGTCCTCTAGCTGACATGAGATCAAACGCCCTTTTTTATCATACTGATAGCGAGTTTCATCGCCATTAGCCAGCCGACGCTTTTGCAAATGACCAAAACGGTCAAACTGGAAATCAGTTGCCCGCCCGGCAATATCCTGAAGCTGGCGAATAAAACCTAATTCATCATATGCCAGCGTTGTCTGCTGCCGACCACTATGGACTTCAACCAGCTGTCCCAGCGCATCATAGCTATACCGACTTTCCTGACCCAGTGGGGTCTTCTGGCTAATCAGATTACCTTTCTCATTCCACTGCTGCTGCCAACGCTGATTTTCAGCATCAACAATCTCAATCGGCTTATTTCTCTCATCGTAGCGAATACTGATACCGCTTCCGTCAGGGTAACGGCGACTGACAATGTTTGCTCGCTGATCATATTCCCATTCGGTTTTGTTACCGCCCGGATCAATTTCCGATACTCCTCGTTGTTGACCGTCGTATTGATAGGATTTAACGCCTCCCAGCGGATCGATTCGAACTAAAGGAAGTTGTCGTTCGTCATATTGCAGAATGGTGGTATGACCAAGAGAGTCGGTAATTAACGTCTCCTGACGCTCAGGATGGTAGACAAACCGGTAATCAAACAAACCATGATCGCCCCAGGCACGGTGCACCCGAAGGACCTGATCTTCATGCAGAGTATAAGCATAGTAAAACGACAAACCATTGCGGTCGGTATGACGCACCATCTGGTGGTTATCAATATATTCAAAATCATATGACTGTTGATGAGCGTCCAGAACTGACACCATATCGCCGTGATTATCCTGTCGATACCCCGCCAGCAACACACCGGAATTATCCGCGGCACTTTCATATAGCACCAAATCGGTTAAGTATCGCCCTTCATGGTGACACACAATATGACGTCCGGTATCCCCTTCAAGACAATATTCCACCAGCTGCTGAAGATGTTGCTGCTTATCCCGTTCAAAACGCCAGCCGTTGCCGTTCAGATCTTCCATTCGGCTAAACCAAAGGGATAACTGCTCATCATCGTCTAACTGCTCTACCCGGTGCAACCAGTCACCCGGTAGTGGAAAATAGTACTCAACCCCTTCTCTGGTTCTTAAAATCAGTTGATTGTTCAAACGATAGATGGCATGCCCTTGCTGCCAGTCTAGGCTGTGATGTTCCCAGCCTTCATAAGCAGGAAGCATCTCAAAAGCGGTTTTATGATCGGGAAACTGGGCTATCGCCCCTAAAACACCCTCAGTGACTACCAAAGCGAGATGAATATCCGCCGGTGTTAGCCAGATATGGCCAATCGCGCCATCATAAGCCTGATGCCCCGAGTAATAACGATCCCAAATCAGTGGGAAGCGGCCATCTACTTCAAAATCATTTTGCTGAACAATCACTTCACCGGTAATCGAATTCACGGGTTCAGCATCAAAGATTTTACATTTAATAAAACCCGGTGGTAATTTTGAAAACAGTTTTTTTGCCAGCTTAGAACCGCGAAATGCTTTAAACAGCGCCAACGCTATTGCCAGAAAATTGAGCGTTGGCGGTCCGCCAACCAAAACCGGGCGGCCTACAGGAATGGGGAGCGTTACTGCCGTCGGTAATGAAAGTTCCTTTCTTTCCGTATGAGCACCATTCTTCTTGATTGGCAACATACCCACAAACCAGCAGCTTAACGAAGGAAGCGCCAGATAAGAAAATGGATCTCCATTAACAATGACGGTTTTACTTCCCATAAAGGCTTCGGCATCACAGGAAGGTAGCTTTTGAGCGTAACCGGCCCCCAATGGGAAATGTAACCCTGGAATATGGCGTGAATTGGTTCCTACCGTAGCGCGCATCAGGTTATTGACTAATACGGGTCTATCAGAACCGCCCCCCTGCCCGACGCCAGCGCCCAATGCATCTTTCACCGAGTTCACTGCACCAAGTGCAGATTTAACCATCGGATTGCCCTGTACGGCTTCACTGTTCCATATTTTTCCGCCGACCTGCCCTGCAGCTGACTTGAGATCCCCTTTTCTGATGGCATTGGCCAACGCCAGCGCCTCTTGTGCCTGCCCCACCTTTTCCATGATCTCCGCAGGAACATTCTCCTGAACGAAATTCATCACCAGTGAACCCACAAAGGATTTAGCCCCATTGACCAACTCACGGAAATCCAGAACAACACCAACATGAGGATGAGGAATGGGAGCCGGCGCAGGAACGTTCACCATATGAACATCCACCCCGACAACAGGGGATAAGTGCGTTGATGCCAGAACACTCATACTCTCTTCTCCTCTTCCTGAGATGATTTAAGCGGATCAAGACTGACAAACTGTTCCCAGTCATCCCCATATAATGAAGCGAATTTCTCGCGCATTTCTCCATAGCGCCAGTCAGTCAGACCAATATGCTTATAAAGCCAATGAGTTAAAATCGGTAACGAACTCTGTTTACGTAACTCTGGCTCCATATTGAGCCCGGCATCAACCCCTTCGAAAGCTGCACTAAAAGCATTAGCCGGGCTTTTGGCCTTATCCCAACACTCTGCCCGCATTCTGTCGGCTTCCACCGTCAAAATATAATCGGCATCCGCTAATGAAAATTCGGGTATCCGATCGTAATAGCTGGCTGCCATGTCATACTCTTTATTCATGTAGTACACACTGCAAATACCAAAAAGAGCATTAACAATCAGTTTATTACCGGCGGGATGCCCTTCTTCTTTTGCTTGCTCTGCCGATGCCAGTGCCTCACCATAAGCCTGCAAAGAGCGTGTTTTATCCTGCCATTTCAAATAAGCAGCACCGCCTATCAGATGAACCACCACACTCTGATCAAACCATCTGGCATTATTAGTGATAGCTAGCGCCGCTTTAGACAGATTTTCCAAACGCTCGGGGTCGTTATTTTTTAATGTTTCCGTCAGCTCGACAAAAAGACGCCGGAATTTTCCGCTATCCCCACGTTCATTCGATTCTGCAATCATTTCTCTGGGAACGTTTTCACAATGGTACTGGCCATTTACCCGATAAACGGCCTGAGGATAGCTGTCGGATAATGTAGAAAAGAGATCGGTTTCCATGGTGTACACCACAAAACGAATGCGTTCAGATGCCCAGTCACCCGATAGCGTCTCGGTTAATAACTCATCTAACCAGGATTCTGTCTTGCTAAGGCTTTTCAAATTACCCGGAGAGAACACCCATAAAAAACCGGGAAAGATATCAGGATGGTGTTGCATAAGACTGTGAGCTATCTGCAACAAATATTGTGTCTCTGTCGTGCCACTTTCTTTTTCCGGCACCAGCCAGTCGGCGGTAATCCCCTGTGCTAAAGAGCCATCACGCCGCTGGTCATAAAAATTGATAATATTCTGCGCTATCAGGGCGGCATACTTACCGCCGGAAGTAAAATCATCCGTAAACTGCATGGTGCAGCACCCATTTTCCTGCTGAACTTGAAAATAGGTATTAAGCAGGTGAAAGTCATCCCCGTTAGCTTGCCAGTAAAACAATTTTGCCTGTGGTTGTTCAGCAAATGCTAAAGCATCCTCATGTGCCAGCATAAAGCGGCGTTCCACCGGGTTTGAAGGCTGCCAATTATCCATGATTCAATTCCTTTTTATTTATTTCCATATGGCTGATGACCCTTCATCCGTTATGGATTCAGTTTCACTACTGCACCTTCAACAATATTCTCTGACATACCATTAGAATGAACTTTCGGCGCCACGGTGCTACATTCGCTCTGTCCTACCACCGTGATTTTCACGCCCATAATTTGAATATTTCCGGCGGAATCCATGGTGATTTGAGAACTGCCGCAACCGATAACAATTTGGTCTGCTGCGGTGATGGTAAGCGTTTGAGACTGGAGATTTTGTGCTGCCGTAACCACAACCGTCTGGCTTCCCGTCACATTCATATTGTGGGATGCCTGAAAGTTTTCCGTCATTAATCCATGAATAGTGGCGGTTTTAGTTCCATTTACCGTTGTCGTTTGAGTTCCCTGCACCAGCAGAACTTGATTGGAGAGGAATTTGGCATCATGGTTACCGTTAACGGTAAAATTGTGCAGATTTTGATACGTGGTATTTTCTGCGCCGGTTACCGTAATATCCTGAGTCCCCGTCACCTTAACCGTATGGTTCCCTTTGATCGTTGTATCCTGATTCGCACCAATCTCAACGGTTTCATTAATATTGACGTTATCGGTACGGTTTTTGGTTACGGTAATAGATTGATCGCCACCCACGGTAAGCGTCTGGTTAATATCAATATTAGTTGTTTCGTTTTTAACTACGTGATCGGTACGATCTCCCGTGACATCAATACTCTGATTACCGCCTACATTAGTACTCTGGTTAGCAGTGACATTAACGGTTTGGTGTTGACCAATATTTTCCGTATGGTCCATATCAACATCAGTCGTTCGGTTATTACGCACGCTGGTATTCATATCTTTTTGTGCATGCATAAATAGCTGCTGTTGACCGTCAGAATCTTCGAATCTTAATTCATTAAACCCACCGCCTTTGTGCGTTTTAGATTTAAACGATGTTTGGGTTTTTGCGGCAGGTAAATCCAGTGGCGGGCTATTTTTGCCGTTATAAGAGGTACCAAGGACCATTGGCTGGTCAATATCACCATTAATATAGGTGATGACCACTTCCTGGCCGATACGTGGAATGGCCATCATGCCAAAACCATCGCCGTTCCAGGCCTGACTGGTACGCACCCAACAGGATGCATTCTCGTCAGGGGCATCATATTTATTCCAGTGAAAATGAATTTTTACCTGACCATATTCATTAACGTAAATCTCTTCTCCCGCAGGCCCCACTACCGTGGCCGTTTCATCACCATGTACGGTAGGTTTAGCAATAAACGGAGGGCGCCAGTCCACTGAACCAGGAATGAAGCTAAAGCTGTTAGTAATCGCTGCAACCTTATCCACCGACTCATCGGCCACGGGCTGGGGTAATGACCCTTTATGAATGATATTAACAACTTGCCACGAATCATTCAGCGCAGCGTTGGTATGTTCAGTAATCGTGAAAATCTTACCGGGCATCATCTGAATCGTATTGCTCTCGGCTTTACCAGACAGACTATCAGCCTGATAGGCTTCTAAGCGGTATTTAGCGTATTGCTGGGCAACGCCATCATCATCATAGCGACCATAGCTATCATATACCGTGAATGCCGGACGTTTTTTCAGATTTTTAGTTTTAGAGTCCATGCCAACATCGGGATGAGAGAATTTATAATCCTTCAGATGCACCGCATTGGGCGTCATTTTGGCACCATATCGTAAACGGTGAATAACCGCTTCCCTGCTGGCGCTCTGAATGTGTGCGTTATACAGTAATGTTTCTCCGCCCTTCATTCCAGTACGGCTGTCACTATAGAACATACTGTTTTCTTCAAACCAGAAAACAATACCTTCCTCAGCCGCAAGCCGGCAAAAGAAGTCATAATCAGTTTCATTACGCTGAGTGGTATATTCCCACTGTTTATGAGCATCAATCAGCTTTGATTCAACACGGACGCTATGCTTTTTTAGCAATTCATCAAGGATGTCAGGGATAGATTTAAAATGGAAAATCCGATTATCTTGCACCAGCGTCAATAACCACATTTCCGGGCGAATAATAAAGTTATAATAGGTGCGCTTAAAACCGCTATCACCCTGAAAAGCTGCAGCCACAATACCGTTAACAGTGCGCTTTACTGCGCCGTCGACCATCACGGTTAACGAGGCCTTTTGCAGCAACTGCTCATCCATATCAATACTGGCGTCATTACTGGCAACGGTTAACTCTAATGTGAATAACGTAGATAAAGCCTCTTCCAACGTAAAATCCACCACATCAAACGTTGTTTCAGGCAGGCTGCCAATTTTGCATGAGAAATATAATCCGGTATCCATAACCTACATCCCTTTATTCATCAATATGATGTGTGGTTAACGAAATATTAGCTCGTTCCACTCCATGTCTTCGTTATTTAACAACCCACTTTATATTGTTTTGATTAATTAAAATTGAATTAATCAAAACAATATAAAGGTCATATGCCCCCACTTAAACAGCATCATTACTTTAATAACAACAAAAAGAATAATCAGAGGGGTTTTATATAAAACTTAAATAAATATATTTATTTAAAACTAACGCAATAAGAAAACAGTCAAGTAGATATTTTATGATTTCAAAAAAATCAATTACAACAATAACGCATTAAGATAAATTGAATTATATATTAAACACATAAGCATTAACTTTACACCTGTCATATTTACCAGTTTTAGTCATTATTAAAATATAAAAATACTTTATAAAAACAACTAATACATATACGAAATTTTATTTTGTACTCACTCCTATAGATAGCAGGCAACCATTTAACAATATAGTTATCTTAATCCGTTAACTAAATTAGCAATGGCCGCGATACA from the Limnobaculum zhutongyuii genome contains:
- a CDS encoding RHS repeat-associated core domain-containing protein, which gives rise to MSVLASTHLSPVVGVDVHMVNVPAPAPIPHPHVGVVLDFRELVNGAKSFVGSLVMNFVQENVPAEIMEKVGQAQEALALANAIRKGDLKSAAGQVGGKIWNSEAVQGNPMVKSALGAVNSVKDALGAGVGQGGGSDRPVLVNNLMRATVGTNSRHIPGLHFPLGAGYAQKLPSCDAEAFMGSKTVIVNGDPFSYLALPSLSCWFVGMLPIKKNGAHTERKELSLPTAVTLPIPVGRPVLVGGPPTLNFLAIALALFKAFRGSKLAKKLFSKLPPGFIKCKIFDAEPVNSITGEVIVQQNDFEVDGRFPLIWDRYYSGHQAYDGAIGHIWLTPADIHLALVVTEGVLGAIAQFPDHKTAFEMLPAYEGWEHHSLDWQQGHAIYRLNNQLILRTREGVEYYFPLPGDWLHRVEQLDDDEQLSLWFSRMEDLNGNGWRFERDKQQHLQQLVEYCLEGDTGRHIVCHHEGRYLTDLVLYESAADNSGVLLAGYRQDNHGDMVSVLDAHQQSYDFEYIDNHQMVRHTDRNGLSFYYAYTLHEDQVLRVHRAWGDHGLFDYRFVYHPERQETLITDSLGHTTILQYDERQLPLVRIDPLGGVKSYQYDGQQRGVSEIDPGGNKTEWEYDQRANIVSRRYPDGSGISIRYDERNKPIEIVDAENQRWQQQWNEKGNLISQKTPLGQESRYSYDALGQLVEVHSGRQQTTLAYDELGFIRQLQDIAGRATDFQFDRFGHLQKRRLANGDETRYQYDKKGRLISCQLEDGEFISCRYDDEDNLIEYRDRGKKVTKFAYFGQGRLSQQTLPDGNTLQYHYNTEEQLIGVTNQRGERWQLNRDAVGRLIEERDYWGKARTYHYDEAGYLTQSLNPLGQLLAVTCDRMGRIVSKAPHGQPEKTETYAYNKRGQLTLAKNQHCEVTRQYNQIGMLILENQQQQDVTARLEYVYNLSGQLSEQHHQLRHHSQSKETAFKQALRFEYNELGQLIRQQVDDHAPIEFGFDEIGRLTSQKQSEAVTSTFEYTKAGQLKRQSLHRSDSVHSDSIDYHYDVSGNLVMRSDSRGGTDRYFYDVLGQITRHSNPMGEIHDYVYNANGDRFVEKENPEGQRELTFNDGMQYRLNQAGQLIVREDGERSDRLEWDENECLSGFYRTGERGERYQYHYDALRRRIRKTCINMSDRVEKITYFIWDGDALAAEVSFSPMATGVNAKLDSRFFVYYLNTFEPLVLQCKQQGIGSLAPPEETGYYFYQNDPNGMPLRLYDAEGEIAWSAHYTAFGRIDRLDEIKVQQPLRLQGQYFDEESGLHYNRHRYYDPRTGIFVCQDPIGLVGGINPYQFAVNILGWNDPLGLDYTSGPRNTGLLGGNAKPNGSTEHLSEWRRTIDASSIKTEKDKFLGRDNVKVDKGTWRSQDGLRQFRVVPSDYSFDGSGHGMGMPKVAGQSHVHFELLEPKVDSSGNETGNCKVTKNVHVPLSIGT
- a CDS encoding type VI secretion system Vgr family protein, translating into MDTGLYFSCKIGSLPETTFDVVDFTLEEALSTLFTLELTVASNDASIDMDEQLLQKASLTVMVDGAVKRTVNGIVAAAFQGDSGFKRTYYNFIIRPEMWLLTLVQDNRIFHFKSIPDILDELLKKHSVRVESKLIDAHKQWEYTTQRNETDYDFFCRLAAEEGIVFWFEENSMFYSDSRTGMKGGETLLYNAHIQSASREAVIHRLRYGAKMTPNAVHLKDYKFSHPDVGMDSKTKNLKKRPAFTVYDSYGRYDDDGVAQQYAKYRLEAYQADSLSGKAESNTIQMMPGKIFTITEHTNAALNDSWQVVNIIHKGSLPQPVADESVDKVAAITNSFSFIPGSVDWRPPFIAKPTVHGDETATVVGPAGEEIYVNEYGQVKIHFHWNKYDAPDENASCWVRTSQAWNGDGFGMMAIPRIGQEVVITYINGDIDQPMVLGTSYNGKNSPPLDLPAAKTQTSFKSKTHKGGGFNELRFEDSDGQQQLFMHAQKDMNTSVRNNRTTDVDMDHTENIGQHQTVNVTANQSTNVGGNQSIDVTGDRTDHVVKNETTNIDINQTLTVGGDQSITVTKNRTDNVNINETVEIGANQDTTIKGNHTVKVTGTQDITVTGAENTTYQNLHNFTVNGNHDAKFLSNQVLLVQGTQTTTVNGTKTATIHGLMTENFQASHNMNVTGSQTVVVTAAQNLQSQTLTITAADQIVIGCGSSQITMDSAGNIQIMGVKITVVGQSECSTVAPKVHSNGMSENIVEGAVVKLNP